In Thermodesulfobacteriota bacterium, the sequence AATCGCTGCGCCAGCAGGGCTTGAGCGCACATATCTCCCGCGGCGTCGAGCGCACCATCATCGGGGCGATCGGGGACGAGCGGAAGCTCGACCCGGAGCGGTTCGAAGGGCTTCCCGCCGTCGAGAAGGTGCTCCGGATCCTGTCCCCTTACAAGCTCGTCAGCCGGGATTTCCAGAAGGAAGACACCGTCATCGAGGTGAACGGCCGGTCGGTGGGCGGAAAGGCGATCGCCGTCTTCGCCGGCCCCTGCTCCGTGGAGGGGAGGGACATGATGGTAGGGATCGGGGGAGGCGTCGCCGCCTGCGGCGCGACCTTCCTGCGCGGTGGGGCGTTCAAGCCGCGCACCTCGCCCTACGCCTTTCAGGGGCTCGGGGAGGACGGCCTCAAGCATCTCGCGGAGGCCCGGGAGCGGACCGGGCTGCCGGTGGCCACGGAGCTCATGGACCCCAGGGACATCGATCTGGTGGTCCGCTACGCCGACATCATCCAGATCGGCGCCCGGAACATGCAGAACTTCCGCCTCCTCACGGAGGTCGGCCGCCTCGACAAGCCGATCATCCTGAAGCGGGGGATGAGCGCCACGATCCAGGAACTGTTGATGTCGGCGGAGTACATCGCCTCCGAGGGGAACCGGAAGATCATCCTCTGCGAGCGCGGCATCCGCACGTATGAGACGGCGACGCGGAACACCTTCGACGTGTCGGCCTTCCCCGTCCTGAAGTCGATGACCCACCTCCCCGTGATCGCCGACCCGAGCCACGCGGCCGGAAAGGCGGGGCTGGTGGAGCCGCTGGCCGCCGCGGCCATCGCGGCGGGGGCGGACGGGCTGATGATCGAGGTGCACGACCGGCCGGAGAAGGCGCTCTCGGACGGCCCGCAGTCGCTCCGGCCGGAGAAGTTCGCCGAGGTGCTCGGCCGGCTGCGGAAAGTGGCGGAGGCCGTGGGGAGGACGCTTTAAGCTGTGCCGCGGGAACGTCTGGGAATCCTGGGGCTCGGGCTGATCGGCGGCTCGCTGGCCCTGGCGCTAAAGGGAAAGCGCGGCGCGCCCGACGTGTGGGGATGCGACCGGAACCGGGGACACGTGCGGATGGCCCTCGAGGCGGGGGCGATCTCCCGAGGCTGTACCCGGGAAGAGCTTGCGGCCTGCGACGTCGTGGTGGTGTGTATCCCCGTCGGCGCAACGCTCGCTGCCGTCCGGTTCCTCGGGGAGCGGTTGCGCCCGGGATCGATCCTGACCGATGCGGGGAGCGTCAAGTCCGACATCGTCCGGGAAGGGGAGCGCTCCGCGCGGCGCGGGGTCCGT encodes:
- the aroF gene encoding 3-deoxy-7-phosphoheptulonate synthase, whose protein sequence is MIIVLRAGATEGDVRQIEESLRQQGLSAHISRGVERTIIGAIGDERKLDPERFEGLPAVEKVLRILSPYKLVSRDFQKEDTVIEVNGRSVGGKAIAVFAGPCSVEGRDMMVGIGGGVAACGATFLRGGAFKPRTSPYAFQGLGEDGLKHLAEARERTGLPVATELMDPRDIDLVVRYADIIQIGARNMQNFRLLTEVGRLDKPIILKRGMSATIQELLMSAEYIASEGNRKIILCERGIRTYETATRNTFDVSAFPVLKSMTHLPVIADPSHAAGKAGLVEPLAAAAIAAGADGLMIEVHDRPEKALSDGPQSLRPEKFAEVLGRLRKVAEAVGRTL